Proteins co-encoded in one Salvia splendens isolate huo1 chromosome 4, SspV2, whole genome shotgun sequence genomic window:
- the LOC121801407 gene encoding protein trichome birefringence-like 5 — MVASSSHFTRNKLLTFSLLLLPLLCFLLFNRSPLDPKLRDLSLISQIPAVSRSSLSHDEFDDTKQPTSISSDFQEKTTPLSSKSDLDEENEVPISSNSNLDDESPQNASEPLDPSESEEEKIGLITPDSDSDDRNSTKLEESGEKMESLKEAGGLIDNAAAEELRNCDMYSGKWVKDEGYPLYRAGSCPYVDEAFDCQSNGRPDFGYTQWRWKPHGCELPRFSATDFLGRLRGKRLMLVGDSMNRNQFESLLCLLREGLPDKSKMYETHGYKITKGRGYFMFKFEDYNCTVEFVRSHFLVREGVRVNAQGSSNPTLSIDRIDKTAARWLRADILVFNTGHWWTHGKTSRGKNYYKEGDYVYPKFDAVEAYRRAIKTWATWIKNNMSREKLVFYRGYSSPHFRGGDWDSGGSCKGETEPVVQGAIIDSYPQKMTIVEEILRETRVQAVLLNVTRLTNFRKDGHPSVYGKNVTQLKKVSTRRQDCSHWCLPGVPDAWNELIYATLVARQT; from the exons ATGGTAGCTTCGTCCTCGCACTTCACCAGAAACAAGCTCctaactttctctctcctcctcctccctctcctcTGCTTCCTCCTCTTCAACAGAAGCCCTCTCGATCCCAAACTCAGAGATCTCAGCCTCATCTCCCAAATCCCCGCCGTCTCCAGATCCTCTCTCTCCCACGACGAATTCGATGATACAAAACAACCCACTTCAATTTCGTCTGATTTCCAAGAAAAAACGACGCCCCTTTCATCAAAATCTGATCTTGATGAGGAAAATGAAGTTCCCATCTCATCAAATTCGAATCTTGACGACGAATCTCCTCAGAATGCTTCAGAGCCGTTGGATCCATCGGAGTCGGAAGAGGAAAAGATAGGTCTCATCACACCGGATTCCGATTCCGATGACAGAAACAGCACGAAATTGGAAGAATCTGGTGAAAAGATGGAGTCTTTGAAGGAGGCCGGTGGTTTAATTGATAATGCGGCGGCGGAAGAGCTGAGGAATTGTGATATGTACAGTGGGAAATGGGTGAAGGATGAAGGGTATCCTCTATATAGAGCGGGTTCTTGTCCCTATGTGGATGAGGCTTTCGATTGTCAGAGCAATGGGAGGCCTGATTTTGGGTATACACAATGGAGATGGAAACCTCATGGATGTGAACTTCCCAG GTTTAGCGCGACGGACTTCTTGGGGAGACTGAGAGGAAAGAGGCTTATGCTGGTGGGAGACTCTATGAACCGTAACCAGTTTGAATCTCTGCTGTGTCTTCTGCGTGAAGGGCTTCCGGATAAGTCCAAAATGTATGAAACTCATGGATATAAGATAACTAAGGGAAGAGGATACTTCATGTTCAAATTTGAG GATTACAACTGCACTGTGGAATTTGTTCGGTCGCACTTCCTTGTCAGGGAAGGGGTTCGTGTCAATGCACAAGGAAGTTCCAATCCTACTCTCTCCATCGACCGTATTGACAAGACAGCTGCTCGTTGGCTGAGGGCCGACATACTTGTGTTCAACACAGGGCACTGGTGGACCCATGGAAAGACGTCTAGGGG GAAAAACTACTACAAAGAAGGCGATTACGTCTATCCTAAATTTGATGCTGTGGAAGCATATAGAAGAGCCATCAAGACTTGGGCAACGTGGATCAAGAACAACATGAGCCGTGAAAAGCTGGTTTTCTATCGTGGTTACTCGTCTCCTCATTTCAG AGGTGGAGACTGGGATTCTGGTGGATCGTGCAAAGGAGAGACTGAACCGGTAGTGCAAGGGGCAATCATCGATAGCTACCCTCAGAAGATGACGATTGTGGAGGAAATCCTCAGGGAAACGAGGGTGCAGGCAGTGCTTCTGAATGTTACACGCCTGACCAATTTCCGCAAGGATGGACACCCCTCCGTTTATGGAAAGAACGTGACTCAACTCAAGAAGGTGTCTACGAGAAGGCAAGACTGTAGCCATTGGTGTCTTCCCGGAGTGCCTGATGCCTGGAACGAGCTCATCTATGCTACATTGGTAGCCAGACAGACATAG
- the LOC121799442 gene encoding uncharacterized protein LOC121799442, which yields MSQSMGFGRGSNSGFTSQEGTQFVRTKYRKGERSRRMWTTREEDILASSLIELVANGWKSDNGFRAGYLGRIEQRLREAFPNTDITATPHINSKIGAWKKLYKSLSQILSRSGVGFTADFKIDCDDEQWEQIVKLDSNAKTMRDKAWTHWDQWVLIFGKDRAIGTNAEDIVDAARSLQQQNVADSENYSNDYYVNMEDIPQEDNTQPRPTPTPGNYEESTGQSGSTLRTSNKVGNKRKISYSDDSALMEFLGKLHADTNTRLEMISTRIGYEFDIGKARQEVFDKLGSVVGLTLAQRYDLCDILCEKTQRLEIFMGMPAESKLGYVLRFLNQN from the exons ATGTCTCAGTCAATGGGCTTCGGTCGTGGATCCAACAGTGGGTTTACCAGCCAAG AGGGTACCCAATTTGTGCGAACTAAGTACCGAAAAGGGGAGCGCAGTCGGCGTATGTGGACAACACGTGAAGAAGATATATTGGCTTCTTCTTTGATTGAGCTGGTCGCTAACGGGTGGAAATCTGACAATGGTTTCCGAGCTGGTTATCTGGGGCGTATTGAGCAACGTCTGCGCGAGGCATTCCCCAATACTGATATTACGGCAACCCCCCACATTAACTCAAAGATTGGTGCGTGGAAAAAGTTGTACAAGAGTCTTTCTCAAATTCTATCGAGGAGTGGTGTGGGCTTCACTGCTGACTTCAAGATTGATTGCGATGACGAGCAGTGGGAGCAAATCGTCAAG CTTGACAGCAATGCCAAAACAATGCGCGATAAGGCCTGGACTCATTGGGATCAGTGGGTGCTCATATTTGGGAAAGACCGTGCAATTGGGACCAATGCTGAAGATATCGTTGATGCTGCCCGATCACTCCAGCAGCAAAATGTTGCTGACAGTGAGAACTACTCAAATGACTACTATGTGAACATGGAAGATATACCTCAGGAGGACAACACTCAGCCACGACCAACCCCGACACCTGGGAACTACGAGGAAAGCACTGGGCAGAGTGGAAGCACTCTGCGTACCAGCAACAAAGTTGGAAATAAGCGCAAAATAAGCTATTCTGATGATTCAGCTCTAATGGAGTTCCTTGGTAAGTTACATGCTGACACTAACACCCGGCTAGAGATGATATCGACTAGGATCGGCTATGAGTTTGATATCGGAAAGGCGAGGCAGGAAGTATTTGATAAACTTGGAAGTGTTGTGGGCTTGACCCTGGCACAGAGGTATGATCTTTGCGACATACTGTGTGAGAAGACGCAACGCCTTGAGATCTTCATGGGCATGCCTGCCGAGTCCAAACTAGGCTACGTGCTCAGGTTTCTAAATCAGAATTAG
- the LOC121799443 gene encoding uncharacterized protein LOC121799443, translated as MRQPNANYAWLCQLVEDILYIFRRETFLLVHRYLRARTGRSRRRILETAKRYNVICRVPKQLHRIGRLLHLSDAYCVANIRMDRNTFARLCYLLTERCGMHTGKVVGVEEQVAIFLGVLAHHKKNREVGFEFWRSGATVSYYVNKVLGAVLSLHSILLSKPTPVTDNCAENRWKWFKGCLGALDGTHIPVLVSSSDKPRYRSRKGQIATNTLAACDRNMQFVYVLPGWEGSAGDSRVLRDALSRENGLKVPQGGLTT; from the exons ATGAGGCAACCAAATGCCAATTATGCTTGGCTATGTCAGTTGGTTGAGGATATTCTGTACATATTTCGGAGGGAGACATTTTTGCTTGTGCATAGGTATCTGAGGGCTCGCACAGGCCGTTCGAGGCGTCGAATCCTCGAGACGGCTAAACGGTACAATGTGATTTGTAGGGTACCTAAACAACTGCATAGAATTGGCCGTCTACTTCATTTGAGTGATGCATACTGTGTTGCCAATATACGAATGGATCGTAACACATTCGCACGTCTATGTTATCTTCTCACTGAGCGTTGTGGGATGCATACCGGCAAGGTCGTTGGGGTGGAGGAACAAGTTGCCATCTTTCTTGGAGTTCTTGCGCACCACAAAAAGAATAGGGAAGTCGGTTTTGAGTTTTGGAGGTCGGGGGCCACTGTTTCATACTATGTAAACAAGGTCTTAGGTGCTGTTTTGTCCTTGCATTCAATTTTGCTTTCAAAACCTACACCAGTCACTGACAATTGTGCTGAAAATCGCTGGAAATGGTTCAAG GGTTGTCTAGGTGCTTTGGATGGCACACATATACCCGTGTTAGTCAGTAGCTCAGACAAACCTCGGTACCGGTCTCGGAAGGGGCAAATAGCTACAAACACACTAGCTGCCTGTGACCGTAACATGCAATTTGTTTATGTCCTGCCCGGATGGGAGGGATCAGCTGGGGACTCTCGTGTGTTGAGGGATGCGCTGTCACGGGAAAATGGACTCAAGGTCCCACAAGGTGGTTTAACAACTTGA